The genomic DNA AGATGAATACGATCCTTGCCTCATCTCCCAATGAAAGTTCAGTCAAAGGTACTACAAGCGGCTTCATCTCGTTGGAGAATTTCCTGCAGCACTCCCCCCTTGGGATTGGCTTTCCGTGCGGACATGTCGGCGGGTGCCCAAGGAAGGTGCAGATGCTGTCTACAACGACTTCGCTCAGGACATGGGTATGCTCAAGCTCACAGGCATGATCTTCAAGCTGCTTTTCTTCTATCTCAAAGACCTCTGATAGCAGCCGCTCCGCAAGCCTGTGCCTTCTGATGATATTTTCCGCACGTTTTTCACCCTCGGGTCTGAAGGAAATACTGCCATGGTCGGTTGAAATAAGGCCTTCGGACACGGCAAGCGTTAACACCTGCGAGACATTGGGGTCTTCAGACCTCTTTTTTACATTATCTAAATGAGATTCTCCCTCTTCTCTCAACATCCAGATGAGTTCGAGCACTTCATCTATCCTGTCCTCATCAAACCGGTCTCTTGACCTGTGATAGTCCATCATGCCACCTCTCCCGATAAATAGGGACAGCGACTATTTATTTTGAATCACGAAATAAATAGTCGCTGTCCCTATTTATCCTTACAGGTTAATACCGAGCAACCTGAAGCCAAAGTTTAGCACCCCTCCGACCAAAAATGCAAAGGGAAATATGAATGCCACAATGGCCAGGGCTGTTGCGATCCCGCGCTCTTTTATCATGACAAGGAAATTCGCCACGCAGGGGACGAACAGGGTAATGGTAACGAGGCTGACAACGACCTGATTAGGGTTAAGCAACCCATCCTTGGCAAGTGCAAAGAGGCCTGCAGCGCCGTAATCCCTCCTCAGAAATCCTATCAGGAATGCCTCTGTAGCCTTCGCCGGCAAACCAAGAAATCCGACAACTATTGGATTGGCTATTCTCTCAATTACCTCAAGCGCCCTGATCTTATGAAGGGTAAATAATATTAATGTCCCTACTATAAAAA from Nitrospirota bacterium includes the following:
- a CDS encoding metal-dependent transcriptional regulator, with the protein product MMDYHRSRDRFDEDRIDEVLELIWMLREEGESHLDNVKKRSEDPNVSQVLTLAVSEGLISTDHGSISFRPEGEKRAENIIRRHRLAERLLSEVFEIEEKQLEDHACELEHTHVLSEVVVDSICTFLGHPPTCPHGKPIPRGECCRKFSNEMKPLVVPLTELSLGDEARIVFISSKYHARLDRLSSLGIVPGGTLRLHQKQPAYLIRIGETDLALDRELAKEIFVKKMLLS